Below is a genomic region from Syntrophorhabdales bacterium.
TGCTCAACGGTATTTGAAGATTCCCGCTTCGAAAAACCGAGCTTTTCATACACCTGCGCTATAATGTCCGCCTTGGTCATAGCTACCCCCTACGCTCTAAGCTCTACGCCTTCTATTTGTGTGAGTGACCGGATAATTACCTCCTGTAACTCATTAACCGTTTCATCCCGTAGTGTATCCTCCAAAGATTGAAAAGTCACGCGGAAAGCGACGCTCGTCTTCTCTCGCTTGAACAGATCGAACACACCCACAGAAACAATGAGGGGCGAAACCTCCTTTATCCTGTTTATCAGGCTTCCCACAGGGATTCCCGGCTCAATGATGAAAGAGAAGTCACGCACCATGCTGGGGTAGCGGGGAATGGGCTCGTATCTCCTGCCCCGAAGGCCCCGCTCGGCAAGCAGCGTAAGTTCAACTTCTGCCGCGTACACCTTCTGTTCAATCCCATAGGCAGCCAGCACCCCCTGCTTTAACTCACCCGCCCAACCGACTTTTAAATCCCCGATGCATATGTCGGCCGCATTAAACCTGTTCAGGAAAGGTTCTGTAGTTCCATTCACTCTTAAGGGCAAGCCGAAGGAATCCAGCATACCCTCGAGCACGCCTTTGAGATCAAAGAAATCAAGCTCGGGAGAAGTGCCTCTCCAGAAGTATTCCCGCTCTTTGCCGGTGAACGCCAATCCGGCAAAGAAAGGCTCCTCGGGTAGAAGTCTCCCGCCTTCTCCGGAAAGTGAGTTGGCATTATCCAATTTGTAAAAGACCTTGCCCACTTCGAACATCTTCAGATGTTTTACACCACGATTCACATTATAAGCAAGAGCCTCGAGAAGTCCAGGGGAGAGCATAGTCCTCATCACTCCCAATTCCTGGGAAATCGGATTCAGAATGGTAACGTACCGACTGCGCCTATCCCCTTCCGGGATGAGGAAATTGGCAACATCCTTCTCACTGAAGAACCCGTAATTGATGGCCTCGTAAAACCCGGATGAAACAAGATTCTGCTTTACGAGTTCAACGCAAAGCTTCGTCTTCTGCTGCCTGACCGGCATAAGCCTGCTCACAGGCACTGTTGCCGGGATGTTGTCAAAACCGATGATGCGCGCCATTTCCTCTACGATGTCCATGTACTCGCCAAGATCGTGCCGGAAAGAGGGCACTGACACCATCACCGCTTCCTTTTCCCGCTTTATCACCGGGATATCTATGGACTGCAGCGCTTTGACAATATTCTCCCGTTCGACCGGCATGCCTATAAGTTCGCTCGCTCTCTTGACGCTCACGTGAATAGTGCGCGGCTCCTTCTTCTCATAGAACTCTTTTGATCCCTTAACAATAATACCGCCTGAAATCGTATGCATCAGATAAATGGCTCGTTGACCCGCAAAATCAACATTGCCCAAGTCTATGCCCTTTTCGAAGCGCAGAGATGCTTCCGATCTCAGATCCAACCTGCGGGCTGTTCTTCTTATGAAAAGCGGATTGAAAAACGCACTCTCCAGAGCCACGTCTCTTGTCGATGATGTGATCTCGGAGTTCTCACCGCCCATGATGCCCGCGATAGCTACCGGACCGTCTCCATCGCAAATCATCAGATCGTCCGATTCCAGGTTCCTGTCCGCGCCGTCAAGAGATCGAAAAACAGCTTTCTTTCCGGCAAGACGAACTTCAATATGCGCCTTGGCAAGTTTCTGATAGTCGAAGGCGTGGAGCGGCTGACCCAGTTCCAGCATGACGTAGTTGGTCACATCCACTATAGAGCTGATGGGCCTCATGCCGCATTTTATGATTCTGTTTCTCATCCAGAAGGGCGAGCGCACTATGGCGACATTCTTGATAATCCTCAATACATAGCGGGGGCACCCGTCCGGGTTGAGCACTGCGAGACTCATGCGGCTTTCGGGATCGTCCTTCTCTGTCAGCGTAAACGATGGCAGCGTCACTTTCTTATCGAGGATGCTCGCAACTTCCCGGGCTATGCCGAGAATCGACTGGCAGTCGCCCCTGTTCGGCGGGACATTCACATCGAATACCGTGTCTACCAGCCCCAGTGCATCGTCAAGCGTATCTCCCACACGAAGGTTATCCGGCAGGATGAAGATGCCCGTATGCTCCTCGGAGAGACTGAGCTCGCGCTCCGAACAGAGCATGCCGTAAGATTCGATGCCTTTGATTTTTCGTTTTTCAATGAGAGTGCCGTCGCCAAGTCGGGCGTTCGGGAGTGCAACGGGTACTTTGTTTCCTTGAGCAATGTTGGACGCACCGCAGAGGACAGGCAGCACATCCCTGCCGACATCCACCTTGCAGAGAAGAAGCTTGTCTGCTCCGGATACCGGCTCCATCTCAAGGATCTCGCCTACGACCACCTCGCTGAAAGAAGGCTTGACAATCTCCTCAGCCTCCACTTCCAGACCCCTCATGGTGATCCGTCTCGCGAGGTCTGCAGCATCCACGTCAACAGGAACAAATTCTTTCAACCATTCAAAGGGAACCCGCATCGCTCTCCCTCAGAACTGCGCTAGAAACCGGACATCGTTGTTGTAGAACTGTTTGATATCATCAATCCCGAACTTGATCATGGCGATCCGCTCCACACCCATACCGAATGCGAACCCGGAGACTTCCTCGGGGTCATACCCCACAGTGCGAAATACCTGGGGATGTACCATTCCCGAGCCAAGGATTTCGAGCCAACCTGTCTCTTTGCACACCCTGCAGCCTTTCCCGCCGCAGATCACGCAGCCCATATCAACTTCGGCAGACGGCTCGGTAAAGGGAAAATAGCTCGGCCTGAACCTCAGAGGCACGTCGGGCCCGAACATTTCATGCACAAAGACGGTAAGGACACCCTTTAAGTCACTGAACCGGACATTTCGGTCCACCATCAGTCCTTCAACCTGGTGAAACATGGGCGTGTGCGAGATATCCTGATCGTGCCGGTAAACCGCGCCGGGCGCGATAATCCTGATAGGGGGAAGCTGCCGCTCCATTACCCTGATCTGCACCGGCGATGTGTGGGTCCGCAGGACCACACCAGGCGCCACGTAGAACGTATCCTGCATATCCCGAGCCGGATGGTCTTTCGGAAGATTGAGGGCTTCGAAGTTGTAGTAATCGAGCTCCACGTTGGGACCCTCAGCCACTTCAAAACCGAGGGAGGAGAATATCCTCTCCATTTCCTGGAACGTCAGGGTGATGGGGTGGGCCTTGCCGATGAGCGGTTTGTTGCCGGGCATGGTGATGTCAACCCAGGACTCACGCTCTTTCCGTTCCTGTTCTTCCTTCCGGTAACGTTCTTCAAGCTCCTTGAGCCTTGTCTCGGCCCAACTCTTCAGCTCGTTGATCGCCTGACCAAAGCTCTTTCGCTCCTCCTGGCTTACGCTCTTGAGCTGCTGAAGGTACTCCGAGAACAGCCCCTTTCTGCCGAGGAGAGTGGTCCCCACACGCTTGAGGTCTTCTGCGGATTGTATTGAGGAAATTTCGGCTACGGCCTTTTCTTTGAGTGTTGTAACGTCCAAACCTTCTTCACCCTACTGCAGTGCCGCCCCTTTCATCTTCTCCACAAGGCCCTGGAAGCCTGATGGGTCATCAACAGCCATAGCGGCCAGAGATTTCCTATCCAGCGTTATGTTGGCAAGCTTCAGAGAGTGCATAAACTTATTGTAAGGCATGCCGTACATCCTGCATGCGGCGTTGATCCGTGTGATCCACAGGGACCTGAAATCCCGTTTCCTCTGTTTTCTTCCCGCATACGCATACTTCAGCGATCTGGCTACGGCCCGCTGGGCAGCCGCATACTGTCTGTGCCGCCCCGAATACATGCCGCGGGCAAGCTTCAGAATCTTTTTTCTTCTTGCTCGCGCTTTCGTTCCTCTTTTTACCCTAGGCATTTCCTAATCCCTCCACTTCTATTTTCCACATGTCATTACTTTTTCATCTTCCTAGCGCAGCGGACTTCCTAGCCCGCAGGGCGGTCGTCCCAGTCACGCAAAGCGTGACGCTCTTCCCTCTGCCCTTACGGCCTCCGGCCGTTAGGCGTACGGCACCAAGCTCCTCATGGTTTTTTCCTGCGTCGAATGGACTATAACAGTTCTTCTCAAATTCCTCTTCCGCTTGGGCGACTTGGAAGAGAGTAAATGGCTATGGAATGCCCGTGCCCTTTTGACTTTACCGCGGGCGGTAATCTTGACTCTTTTGGCAAGCCCCCTGTGGGTTTTCAATTTCGGCATACGTCCTCCTCATATTCAATGGTACACCCGCGGGCGGGTACCCGGTCGCCGTGCTCGCTGTATAGATTTCGTTACCGAAATCTATACCGGTGCAAATATCATGATGATATTTCTTCCGTCGAATCTCGGCTTCTGTTCGAGTTCGCCGACTCCCTTCAAGTGTTCAATTATCTTCAACGCCAGGTTTT
It encodes:
- the rplT gene encoding 50S ribosomal protein L20; translated protein: MPRVKRGTKARARRKKILKLARGMYSGRHRQYAAAQRAVARSLKYAYAGRKQRKRDFRSLWITRINAACRMYGMPYNKFMHSLKLANITLDRKSLAAMAVDDPSGFQGLVEKMKGAALQ
- the rpmI gene encoding 50S ribosomal protein L35, whose product is MPKLKTHRGLAKRVKITARGKVKRARAFHSHLLSSKSPKRKRNLRRTVIVHSTQEKTMRSLVPYA
- a CDS encoding phenylalanine--tRNA ligase subunit alpha — encoded protein: MDVTTLKEKAVAEISSIQSAEDLKRVGTTLLGRKGLFSEYLQQLKSVSQEERKSFGQAINELKSWAETRLKELEERYRKEEQERKERESWVDITMPGNKPLIGKAHPITLTFQEMERIFSSLGFEVAEGPNVELDYYNFEALNLPKDHPARDMQDTFYVAPGVVLRTHTSPVQIRVMERQLPPIRIIAPGAVYRHDQDISHTPMFHQVEGLMVDRNVRFSDLKGVLTVFVHEMFGPDVPLRFRPSYFPFTEPSAEVDMGCVICGGKGCRVCKETGWLEILGSGMVHPQVFRTVGYDPEEVSGFAFGMGVERIAMIKFGIDDIKQFYNNDVRFLAQF
- the pheT gene encoding phenylalanine--tRNA ligase subunit beta translates to MRVPFEWLKEFVPVDVDAADLARRITMRGLEVEAEEIVKPSFSEVVVGEILEMEPVSGADKLLLCKVDVGRDVLPVLCGASNIAQGNKVPVALPNARLGDGTLIEKRKIKGIESYGMLCSERELSLSEEHTGIFILPDNLRVGDTLDDALGLVDTVFDVNVPPNRGDCQSILGIAREVASILDKKVTLPSFTLTEKDDPESRMSLAVLNPDGCPRYVLRIIKNVAIVRSPFWMRNRIIKCGMRPISSIVDVTNYVMLELGQPLHAFDYQKLAKAHIEVRLAGKKAVFRSLDGADRNLESDDLMICDGDGPVAIAGIMGGENSEITSSTRDVALESAFFNPLFIRRTARRLDLRSEASLRFEKGIDLGNVDFAGQRAIYLMHTISGGIIVKGSKEFYEKKEPRTIHVSVKRASELIGMPVERENIVKALQSIDIPVIKREKEAVMVSVPSFRHDLGEYMDIVEEMARIIGFDNIPATVPVSRLMPVRQQKTKLCVELVKQNLVSSGFYEAINYGFFSEKDVANFLIPEGDRRSRYVTILNPISQELGVMRTMLSPGLLEALAYNVNRGVKHLKMFEVGKVFYKLDNANSLSGEGGRLLPEEPFFAGLAFTGKEREYFWRGTSPELDFFDLKGVLEGMLDSFGLPLRVNGTTEPFLNRFNAADICIGDLKVGWAGELKQGVLAAYGIEQKVYAAEVELTLLAERGLRGRRYEPIPRYPSMVRDFSFIIEPGIPVGSLINRIKEVSPLIVSVGVFDLFKREKTSVAFRVTFQSLEDTLRDETVNELQEVIIRSLTQIEGVELRA